From one Saccharomyces cerevisiae S288C chromosome XVI, complete sequence genomic stretch:
- the AIM44 gene encoding Aim44p (Regulator of Cdc42p and Rho1p; regulates AMR closure through Hof1p; inhibits Cdc42-dependent Cla4 activation at the division site, to prevent budding in the old bud neck; recruits Nis1p and Nba1p to the division site with Nap1 and the Rax1p-Rax2p dependent inheritance of Nis1p and Nba1p to bud scars to prevent division site repolarization; keeps Rho1p at the division site after AMR contraction to control secondary septum formation; relocalizes from bud neck to cytoplasm upon replication stress), translating into MIIRAPIRTKTKSFRGDQMDFKFPSNESLPRGTLEEYHLNNHHLLNDVFAAENGVSRDEDGNSQTLSDYTSTSNTNTNSGYSSNGYYSFANISDNTTSSPRIVINQNETARLTSSDSNKSDFFASHDFPGNDSLHYSSSNVVKNQLHSMEAIPEGNITGSISTAFQTIPTADNVSYDIAPSSASSLLPRKSTSKSAILPSTQEAKPMTKLNMEKDIKTIELNNSVVPKPKKKLNRVPTIRRVESSRFSNSRYSSSVSSKSSSSRCSLKRSKAIRCKGGLLYYFTSLGIKIKKKLRKLRLVLRRRLFSYNVQKVPSATNSKTTKSKANINNKSKKRGTNLVNKNSNSTPRQKKSQRYVSNLQRSISSKSLVPVLAPQKKTKPLTVDTKFKANHPQSEDSKVGSNTPRSPLVSYTPSLRRTNSSIRRAASILTASATMTPANNKNSFISVPDNVSHAVTRNSSMYSRSRLVRSKPSTALNAIARQPSIVVENKVIPLSMNRYSIKEEDEYVIDTSSMRELSPVNSVCSSDYDRESSESYSNYADAMETTEVDNKDRVECNNEIQNVDANNEETSNEESYNLMKHYLSTVIAQRIMLRVQIARIQNYKSNVVYMNKSAETNSTIYEDLVDSLLTEYEADGSSSQIFDGVTVRADEEEEEDEDDEDDEEEEEENDDEEDEEDEEDDEDDEEEEEKRKEGEGRNLAKEVDELAELSPMRKQSDLSITLRSPFAMLNPAYSNSIISLPTGVVKRSLTLPVGMKI; encoded by the coding sequence ATGATCATCAGAGCTCCAATAAGGACAAAAACCAAGTCGTTTAGAGGCGATCAAATGGATTTTAAATTCCCGTCTAACGAAAGTTTACCAAGAGGAACGCTAGAAGAGTACCATTTGAataatcatcatcttttaAATGATGTGTTTGCAGCAGAAAATGGAGTTTCTCGCGATGAAGACGGAAACTCTCAAACATTATCAGACTATACATCCACTTCCAATACAAATACAAATTCCGGTTATTCATCAAATGGATACTATTCATTTGCTAACATTTCTGACAATACTACGTCTTCACCACGTATTGTAATCAATCAAAATGAAACCGCTAGATTAACTTCCTCAGACTCGAACAAAAGTGACTTTTTTGCTTCTCATGACTTCCCAGGAAATGACTCTCTTCATTATAGCAGCTCAAATGTAGTTAAAAACCAGTTACATTCAATGGAAGCTATTCCAGAGGGAAACATAACTGGCTCAATCTCAACGGCATTCCAGACTATCCCAACAGCAGATAATGTTTCCTACGATATCGCGCCGTCATCAGCATCATCGTTATTACCAAGGAAATCGACATCTAAAAGCGCCATTCTGCCGTCGACCCAAGAAGCCAAACCGATGACCAAATTAAATATGGAAAAGGATATAAAAACTATCGAATTAAACAATAGCGTAGTACCGAAAcctaaaaaaaagctaaacAGAGTTCCGACCATAAGACGAGTTGAATCCTCGAGGTTTTCCAATTCCAGGTATAGTTCAAGTGTCAGCAGTAAATCAAGTAGCAGTCGTTGTTCTCTAAAACGATCAAAAGCTATTAGATGTAAGGGCGGACTCTTATATTATTTCACCTCATTGGGAAtcaagataaagaaaaagttacGGAAATTACGGCTAGTTTTAAGAAGAAGACTGTTTTCATATAATGTTCAAAAGGTCCCCTCCGCCACGAATTCCAAAACCACTAAATCTAAAGCAAACATTAACAACaagtcaaaaaaaagagggaCGAACCTAGTCAACAAAAACAGCAACTCTACTCCgcgtcaaaaaaaatcgcAGAGATACGTCTCTAATTTACAACGGTCGATCTCATCAAAATCTTTAGTACCTGTATTGGCTCCACAAAAAAAGACTAAACCTTTGACAGTTGATACGAAATTTAAAGCAAACCATCCCCAATCTGAAGATTCCAAAGTTGGATCAAACACCCCAAGGAGCCCTTTGGTAAGCTATACTCCATCATTGAGAAGAACAAATTCCTCTATTAGAAGGGCTGCATCCATCCTAACCGCATCTGCCACTATGACACCggcaaataataaaaactCCTTCATTTCTGTACCGGATAATGTTAGTCATGCCGTCACTCGCAACAGCAGCATGTACTCGAGGTCAAGATTGGTAAGGTCAAAACCATCGACGGCCCTAAATGCAATTGCAAGACAGCCATCAATTGTGgtagaaaataaagttattCCGTTATCCATGAATCGATATTCTATTAAAGAGGAAGACGAATATGTAATTGATACTAGTTCTATGAGAGAATTATCTCCCGTTAATAGCGTTTGCTCATCTGATTATGACAGAGAATCATCTGAAAGCTACTCTAATTATGCGGATGCAATGGAGACAACGGAAGTAGATAATAAGGACAGAGTTGAATGCAACaatgaaattcaaaatgtGGATGCAAATAATGAGGAAACTTCAAATGAAGAGAGTTACAATTTGATGAAACATTATTTAAGCACCGTAATTGCTCAAAGAATTATGCTCAGGGTACAAATTGCTCGTATACAAAATTATAAGAGCAATGTTGTTTATATGAATAAATCAGCAGAAACAAACTCAACTATCTACGAAGATCTTGTCGATTCTCTATTAACTGAATATGAGGCTGATGGTAGCTCCTCccaaatatttgatggCGTTACAGTAAGGGCCGacgaggaagaagaagaagatgaagatgatgaagatgatgaagaagaagaagaagaaaatgatgatgaagaagatgaagaagatgaagaagatgatgaagatgatgaagaagaagaagaaaaaagaaaagaaggagaaggaagaaatttGGCAAAAGAGGTAGACGAATTAGCGGAATTAAGTCCGATGAGAAAACAAAGCGATTTGAGTATTACGTTAAGATCTCCATTTGCTATGCTAAATCCTGCCTACTCAAACAGCATTATATCGCTACCAACAGGTGTGGTCAAGAGGTCATTGACTCTTCCTGTCGGtatgaaaatttaa
- the TGS1 gene encoding RNA methyltransferase (Trimethyl guanosine synthase, conserved nucleolar methyl transferase; converts the m(7)G cap structure of snRNAs, snoRNAs, and telomerase TLC1 RNA to m(2,2,7)G; also required for nucleolar assembly and splicing of meiotic pre-mRNAs; interacts with Swm2p, which may confer substrate specificity on Tgs1p) → MGRTFIHASKIKHAARKRKHHSNFRTLIKLLNNDAYKIESSKPLKNGKLFKYWKNRRRLFSKIDSASIYMTDELWFSVTPERIACFLANFVKACMPNAERILDVFCGGGGNTIQFAMQFPYVYGVDYSIEHIYCTAKNAQSYGVDDRIWLKRGSWKKLVSKQKLSKIKYDCVFGSPPWGGPEYLRNDVYDLEQHLKPMGITKMLKSFLKLSPNVIMFLPRNSDLNQLSRATRKVLGPFAKCKVLYVKENGYMKGIFCMWGECFFNYEPASTENSRRESSEKEELSSENEELSKRKKHESTTTTKDNTVDIYDVNG, encoded by the coding sequence ATGGGAAGGACATTTATTCATGCTtcgaaaataaaacatgCGGCAcgcaaaagaaaacatcatTCCAACTTTAGAACTCTGATCAAATTATTGAACAATGATGCCTATAAGATAGAATCATCAAAACCGTTGAAAAATGgtaaacttttcaaatactGGAAAAATAGGCGTAGattgttttcaaagataGATTCGGCGTCGATATATATGACTGATGAGCTGTGGTTCAGTGTGACGCCCGAAAGAATTGCCTGCTTCCTGGCAAATTTTGTTAAGGCATGCATGCCAAATGCCGAAAGAATACTGGATGTTTTCTGTGGTGGGGGCGGGAACACCATACAATTTGCCATGCAATTTCCTTACGTCTATGGAGTGGACTACAGTATTGAACACATATATTGTACTGCGAAAAACGCCCAAAGCTACGGTGTGGACGACAGAATATGGCTGAAGCGGGGATCCTGGAAAAAGCTAGTCTCTAAGCAGAAACTTTCCAAAATAAAGTACGACTGTGTATTTGGATCACCCCCGTGGGGTGGTCCAGAATACTTAAGAAACGATGTGTATGACTTAGAGCAACATCTAAAGCCTATGGGGATTACCAAGATgttgaaaagttttcttaAACTAAGCCCTAATGTGATTATGTTTTTGCCAAGGAACTCTGATTTGAACCAGCTTTCTCGAGCTACGAGGAAAGTACTAGGTCCATTTGCCAAATGTAAAGTATTATATGTAAAGGAGAATGGATATATGAAAGGAATATTTTGCATGTGGGGGGAATGCTTTTTTAACTACGAACCAGCAAGTACGGAGAATAGTCGAAGGGAGTCGTCCGAAAAGGAAGAGCTGAGTTCTGAAAACGAAGAGCTctcgaaaagaaaaaagcatGAATCCACAACAACGACCAAAGATAATACTGTAGACATTTACGACGTAAATGGTTAA
- the PRM4 gene encoding pheromone-regulated protein PRM4 (Pheromone-regulated protein proposed to be involved in mating; predicted to have 1 transmembrane segment; transcriptionally regulated by Ste12p during mating and by Cat8p during the diauxic shift), with product MIADSSVLKKHTAIKRSTRIISLTLVLLGVFSFLLLTWNDSLEFYNSADPSENKKNSEEESEKKFVYKLPNLLKTADSFLSNENELNFQKVKEEISNIQSEVEVDIPEPSSKATSKFSSRSFQTDNVVTATTTTTLNPRSSSLALQKNCDHKKFDPRTDFLDIIRTSPAVLFIKSSQADSIFLKNLLQREFEISPELATVDLEKHSHGYELEKYIKQNKLNIDTSAALESIQSPYLFLNGISVINRGMVRDIIEPHSKGLLLPLLKSEARGNLLVEKKDIPSNS from the coding sequence ATGATAGCGGATTCATcagttttgaaaaagcacACAGCAATCAAGAGAAGTACGAGAATAATATCGCTAACACTCGTTTTGCTTGGCGTATTTAGCTTCTTACTACTTACATGGAATGACTCCTTGGAATTCTACAACTCTGCTGACCCTAgcgaaaacaaaaaaaatagtgaggaagaaagtgaaaagaaGTTCGTTTACAAGTTGCCAAACTTATTAAAGACAGCAGACAGTTTTCTaagtaatgaaaatgaactaaatttccaaaaagtcaaagaagaaatttcaaatattcaaagCGAGGTTGAAGTCGACATCCCAGAACCCTCATCCAAAGCtacatcaaaattttcttcaagatCGTTCCAAACTGATAATGTCGTGACGGCGACGACCACAACAACACTAAATCCACGGTCATCTTCTCTGGCCTTGCAGAAAAACTGCGATCACAAAAAATTCGACCCTAGAACAGATTTTCTAGATATAATAAGAACCTCTCCAGCGGTATTATTCATTAAATCATCACAAGCAGACTCCATTTTCTTAAAAAATCTATTACAAAGAGAATTTGAGATTTCACCCGAATTGGCCACTgttgatttggaaaaacaCTCTCATGGCTATGAATTAGAAAAGTATatcaaacaaaataaactaAATATCGATACTAGTGCTGCCTTGGAATCCATTCAGTCGccttatttatttttgaatggTATTTCCGTGATAAATCGTGGAATGGTGAGAGATATAATCGAACCTCATTCGAAGGGATTGCTACTACCTCTTCTAAAGTCTGAAGCGCGTGGCAACTTGCTggtagaaaaaaaagacatcCCTTCTAATTCTTAA